One Deinococcus sp. AB2017081 genomic window, CCTGGCGCGCGTCCTCCTCTGGACTTCTTGGGGTGAAATGGCATCAGGTCAGTCTCTTCTCAGCGATGGCGTAGGCATCGGTTCTGTGGCCGTCTTTGCGAATACCCACTACCACCACATCGACTGCGCTCGCTGCCTCAATGACTTCGTAGACGATGCGATACCGCTGGCCACCAGCGCGCACGCTGCGATAACCCTTTAGGTCGCCAGTGAGCGCTTTCCCCTGAACCTGGGGCTCAGTCTTAAGGTCTGCGATGCGTCGGTAGATCGCCTCAACTGTTCTCTGGTCGCTGATTGCATCAATGTCGGAGAGAGCCTGCTCGTCGATGCCCACTTGGTATTCAGTCATGGGCGCAGCTTGAGTACCAGTGCGGGGGGATGGGGGGTCAGCCTTGGACTTCCTAGGGGACATGCGACCACTCTGTGGTTCGGCGTGACACAACGCACGGGCACCTCGTCGGGGTCATAGCTTCACGCCATGCTTTGCCGCAGCCTCCTCCAGGGAGATAACGCGTGACTCTCCCCGGCGGCGGCGGGCGACGCGTTCCAAGATGTCAGGGTGGTCAGCCAGGACGGCTTGCGTCTCGTCCACATCGCCACCTTCAGAGGTGTACTCGAGCAGATCGGCGACGGTGTACTTCTGGCCGGTCAGAGTGCGTAGTGCCTCGAGCAGTGCACTTAGAGTCGTGCGGTCGACGCGCTCGGTATCGCCGCGCGCGATGGCGTACACACTGTTGCGGTTGACCTTGCCGTGCAGCTCGGCAGCCAGTTTGTACGCAGTGAGGCCGTGCTCACGAAGGATGTCGCCCACGCGCCACATCACTGCGTTGTCAGTCATAGTCATGAGGAAAGAGTAACATACTAACGAGTGCCATATAAGATTGACCTATTACATAGATAGCTGTACTATTGAGACAGCAGAAGAGGCGGGCCTCCCGCGAAGAAGTTCCCGCCTCTCTGACTCCACCGAAGCATCGAAGGAATCGCATGACACAGTACGACAGCACCACCGCCCGCGTTCCCGCAACCGCCCGCACCTGGGAAGTTGTCACCACCTACCGCGAGTGCAGCGTGGTCACCGGCCACAGCACCAGCATCGTCAGCCTGACCCGCACGCCCTTCGGCCTCCTGGCCCAGATCGATGGTGAGGACGTGGAACTGCGCCGCGCTGTGAACCTGCTGGAAGGCGCGACCAGCACGCGGGTCATCCACGAGATCATCCCCACGCCGGACGGGATCAAGGCGCACACCCAGGCGGTGTGGGGATGAGTCCCCGCAGCGCCACCCGCCCGCTGCCGGAGGTGGTGGAATTCCGCTACCGCCCCCGGCTGCAGCACCTGGTGCTCTTCGTGGCCTACCTGGGGCGCACCTTCCCCATGAAGATCGACCTCAAGCGTGCCGGAGCCGGGCTGTACTCGTACAGCGACCAGTTCGGCACGCTGCTGCTCTCCAGGGGGCGCAAGGGCAAGGCCGCCAGCAGCGGCGCGACGCGACGCGATGCGTACCACGGCAGTCTCGGCATCTTTACTGCCCGGCGCGAACTGGCCGAGCGCCTGCTGTCCCTACTGTGGCAGGAGCCCATCAGCCTGGAACTGTGGCCGCCGGATCAGGACACCACACCCCGGCTCATCGGCGCGGCGCTCACGGACACGGCGATCACGTTCAAGCTCGACGGCTACACCCCGCTGCGGGTGCCGCGCGGCATCACCGGCGTCTGGCTCAGCGGGTGGGATCCGACGTTCCCCGCGCCGCGCGTGCGGGTGCTGACCATTTCTGTGGAGCGGCCGGAAGGCACACAGATGTACGAGGTGGAGGTGGACACCGGGAGTGAGAATGGCCGCGCCGCCCTCGTCGCGCTGGGCCTGCCGGGGTACGCGCCTCAGGAGGAAGTTCAACCCTTCCGCCTCGCTGCCGCCTGAGTAACGAAGCACCGCTGCCGCCCGCCCCCACCAGGCGGGCGGCCTTTCTTGGCTCCTGGCTACAATCGTCGAATGACCTTCCGCGCCGTAGACCTGCCGGAGCAAAAGAAGTGGCTCGTGATCGTAGAGCTGCGAATCGGTGATTTTCCGCGGGCCAGGTCGCAGACGGCCTTGGAGTTTGCGACCCGTGAAGAAGCGGCAGAAGAGGTGGCTCGCCTGAACCGTGAAGAGTCTCAGCGTCTCGATGCCCTGGGATACCGGGACTCGTATGGAAGGTTGATCGATCCCAGCATCACCAATGATTTCTATTTCCTGGCACATGAAACCGACCTCGCGGAGATCGACTGGAGTTGCGACGAGGAGATGTGACATCGGATCACCGAGCCAGAGGGCATACGAGCCACAAGACTCATGTACAGATAGCTCACGCCCACGCGGGAAGCGCTCCAGGAGGTCAGGCCAGACCATAGGGCGTGCGGGCCTGATCACTGCCGTGGAGCGCTCTGAACCTCTTCGCTTGCTGCCCAGGTGGGAGTCACGGCCGTTCGGAAGGTGGGTCTTGGCGAAGAGGGCAAGATAAGCGCGCGCTCGGATGATCGTCCCGGCCAGGAATTCACCGTCCTGGTCGGACAGCTCTGTGCGCGCTGATGAAATGCACGTCTGAGACGTGTAGGAGTTCGGTAAGCAACCGCTGGGTACGCTGCCCTCCAGATGCTCTTTGCCCCCTCCCGCCCCCTCGCGCGCCGTCACCGGATCGGTTTCCAACGGCTGGCTGACCGGCAGCATCCCGGGACAGTGCAGGGGCGAGTGGTGCGTGCAGGGGTGCAGCTGGCCCTGCGATCACCGGTGACACCGTACGTCATGCATCTTCTGGGACGATTGCTGGCGGTCGGCGTGCAGTGGCTCGACCTGCGTCGGTGGACGCAGTGGCTGGGGCTTCTGACGCTGATGCTTCTCTGCTTACTGATGGCGCTGTTCACACATCAGCGAGACGGCTGCCTGCCGGTCGGCCTCACCATTCACGGCATACATTTCCCGGCCTGCTCCCTGATGGGTCTGGCCCTCCTTCCGTTCCTGATCGATCAGTTGTGGGTTCTGGTTTCGATTCCGGTCGCGGTCGTCTTGGCTGTTCGCGCCTGGGGGCGCGCACGGGCCGCCCTGCTCAAACTGGCTGGGTTGCTGATCAAGGTGCTGGTCAGGGCGTACCGCGCACGGGCCTCGATCATCCAGCGTCAGCGGTTGCTGCTGGTCGAGCGTCTCGCCGGACGGGCACCGCCGGCGCCACTGATCACAGTCCTACAGTCTGCCCGGATGCGTCGTCCAGCTGTCTGTCCCTGTGCCCCTTGAGGTTCTTCCGTCGTCCGTGATGACCGAAGCAATCTTGAGGGGTCACATGTATGGCCAAGCAGAGAATTACCGGATGGGTCACGCCCGAAACACATGAGTGGCTCGCGCAGGAATGCGAGCGCCGCGGTGCACCCGCCAGTCAGATCGTCGCCGCCATCATCGATGACGCCCGGCGTCATCAGACGGGGGTTGCCCAGAGCGAGGTGCTGCAGCGACTGACCGCAGCCGAGGAGCTGACGCTGTCAGTCGCCCTGGAGAGCGCCACGATCTACCGCCTGGTGCACCAGCTGCTGGTCAAAGATTTTGGCGCCGAAAACGCGCGCGTGATCAATGAACGTGCCCGCGAATCGGCCCAGAAAGCCGTGCGTCAGCGGCTCACCAGTGGCGGTCGTTAAAGCCCACTACAGGGTCGCCCACCGTGGCGGTCGCGCTGCCTCGCGCGCGGCCCTGGAGTACGCCCGATCCCGGCCTGATCGAGAACAGCAGCCTGCCGAGCGCCCTGTGTTCACGCGAGATGCTGGTGAGCTGGATGCCGAAGAAGTCCTGACCCAGTTGAGATCGGCGGAGGGCACCTACCATTACCGCCTGATCCTCAACCCGGGGGAAGGGCGTGACACCGAGGTTGACCTACAGACGTGGACGAGAGACGTCATGCAGGCGAT contains:
- a CDS encoding helix-turn-helix domain-containing protein, whose protein sequence is MTDNAVMWRVGDILREHGLTAYKLAAELHGKVNRNSVYAIARGDTERVDRTTLSALLEALRTLTGQKYTVADLLEYTSEGGDVDETQAVLADHPDILERVARRRRGESRVISLEEAAAKHGVKL
- a CDS encoding type II toxin-antitoxin system RelE family toxin; the protein is MTEYQVGIDEQALSDIDAISDQRTVEAIYRRIADLKTEPQVQGKALTGDLKGYRSVRAGGQRYRIVYEVIEAASAVDVVVVGIRKDGHRTDAYAIAEKRLT